From a region of the Streptococcus ruminantium genome:
- a CDS encoding class I SAM-dependent DNA methyltransferase, whose product MSITSFVKRIQDITRNDAGVNGDAQRIEQMSWLLFLKIYDSRELVWELEEDDYESIIPEDLKWRNWAHAEKGEQVLTGDDLLDFVNNRLFKELKELEITPNMPIRKSIVKSAFEDANNYMKNGVLLRQVINVIDEVDFNSPEDRHSFNDIYEKILKDIQSAGNSGEFYTPRAATDFIAEMLDPKLGETMADLACGTGGFLTSTLNHLSKQRKTSEDIQKYNQAVFGIEKKAFPHLLAVTNLFLHEIDDPKIIHGNTLEKNVREYTDDEKFDLIMMNPPFGGSELDTIKNNFPAELRSSETADLFMAVIMYRLKENGRVGVILPDGFLFGEGVKTRLKEKLVEEFNLHTIIRLPHSVFAPYTGIHTNILFFDKTKKTEQTWFYRLDMPEGYKNFSKTKPMKSEHFNPVREWWTSREEILEGNFYKAKSFTPSELADLNYNFDQCGFPKEEEEILEPLELIQNYQQERAALNQKIYAVLADILELLEEN is encoded by the coding sequence ATGTCGATTACATCATTTGTGAAACGTATTCAAGATATTACACGCAATGACGCAGGTGTTAATGGAGACGCCCAACGTATTGAACAAATGTCTTGGTTACTCTTTTTGAAAATTTATGATAGCCGTGAGTTGGTTTGGGAGTTGGAGGAAGATGATTATGAGTCAATTATTCCTGAAGACTTAAAATGGCGAAATTGGGCTCACGCTGAAAAAGGTGAGCAAGTCTTGACAGGTGATGATTTGCTTGATTTTGTGAACAATAGGCTGTTTAAGGAATTAAAAGAGCTTGAAATCACACCCAATATGCCCATTCGGAAAAGCATTGTTAAATCAGCCTTTGAAGATGCTAATAACTACATGAAAAACGGTGTGCTCTTGCGTCAGGTTATCAATGTCATTGATGAGGTGGACTTTAATAGTCCAGAAGACCGACACTCCTTTAATGATATTTATGAGAAAATCCTCAAGGACATCCAAAGTGCAGGGAACTCTGGGGAATTTTATACCCCTCGTGCAGCGACCGATTTCATTGCTGAAATGCTTGACCCTAAATTAGGTGAAACGATGGCTGATCTTGCCTGTGGAACAGGTGGTTTCTTGACCTCGACTTTAAATCATTTAAGCAAACAACGTAAGACTAGCGAGGATATTCAAAAATACAATCAGGCTGTCTTTGGGATTGAGAAAAAAGCCTTTCCTCACCTATTAGCAGTGACGAACCTCTTTCTTCATGAAATTGATGACCCTAAAATCATTCATGGCAATACCTTGGAGAAAAATGTCCGAGAGTACACAGATGATGAGAAGTTTGACCTTATCATGATGAACCCACCTTTTGGTGGTTCCGAACTTGATACGATTAAAAATAATTTTCCAGCAGAGTTGCGGAGTTCGGAGACAGCGGACCTTTTTATGGCAGTTATCATGTATAGGCTGAAAGAAAACGGTCGTGTTGGGGTAATTTTACCAGATGGCTTTCTCTTTGGAGAGGGTGTTAAAACTCGTTTGAAAGAAAAATTGGTTGAGGAATTTAATCTTCATACGATTATCCGTTTGCCTCATAGTGTCTTTGCACCTTACACAGGTATTCACACCAATATCCTTTTCTTTGACAAGACTAAGAAGACGGAGCAGACTTGGTTTTATCGTTTGGACATGCCAGAGGGGTATAAAAATTTTTCTAAGACCAAGCCGATGAAGTCAGAGCATTTCAATCCTGTTCGTGAGTGGTGGACTAGTCGTGAGGAGATTTTAGAGGGGAATTTTTATAAAGCCAAATCTTTTACACCATCTGAGTTAGCTGATTTGAACTATAATTTTGATCAATGTGGCTTTCCCAAGGAAGAAGAAGAGATTTTGGAACCGCTGGAACTTATCCAAAACTATCAGCAAGAAAGAGCGGCTTTGAACCAAAAAATATATGCTGTTTTGGCAGATATTTTAGAGCTTTTGGAGGAGAACTAA
- the hsdR gene encoding EcoAI/FtnUII family type I restriction enzme subunit R, whose amino-acid sequence MATFIKDKKSMSEEDIKANFITPAILAKGWKNGEHIAYEEYFTDGRIEVRGDKARRKEGKKSDYALYYQFGQRIAIVEAKDNKHSLRAGLQQAIEYGEILDVPFVYSSNGDGFIEHDRITRQERKLTLEEFPTREELFERLIAEKEITSEVSKAISVPYYTDAFSNKTPRYYQQIAINRTVEAVARGGKRVMFVMATGTGKTFMAFQIIYRLRKAGLAKRVLFLADRNILVDQTMAEDFKPFEKVMTKITAKLLNSPEKLNSFEIYLGLYQQLTGEDGEETHYQKFDKDFFDLIVIDEAHRGSAKEDSNWRQVIDYFASATQIGMTATPKETKEVSNIDYFGEPVYTYSLKQGIEDGFLAPYRVMRVNLDIDVNGYRPESGKEDATGRLIEDRYYGRKDFDKTIVIDDRTQKVAKFVSDYMKQNNARFDKTIVFCVDIDHAERMRAAFVKENTDLVQEDYRYVMQVTGDNAEGKAQLDNFMDVNSKFPAIVTTSKLLTTGVNAKTCRLIVLDSNIQSMTEFKQIIGRGTRLYPQKGKEFFTIIDFRNVTNLFADPDFDGEPAYVFDPKEPTGGGGEPTGGGGEPIEKYRVTDKKVDVLNSTIQVLDENGKLVTESLTDYTRKNILGAYATLTEFITAWQAADKKKAILEELYKKGVYLDAIREAEGVSEQEIDDFDLLLKLAYGQKELTKSQRISRVKSSGYLQKYSEEARSVLETLLDKYMDKGIGELESIETLKLPEFQIYGGTFKIINTYFGNKQAYLRAIKELEEELFTVA is encoded by the coding sequence ATGGCGACATTCATCAAAGACAAAAAGAGCATGAGCGAAGAAGATATTAAAGCTAATTTTATTACTCCAGCCATTTTAGCTAAAGGTTGGAAAAATGGTGAGCATATTGCCTATGAGGAATATTTTACAGATGGGCGAATAGAGGTTCGAGGTGATAAGGCTCGTCGTAAAGAAGGGAAAAAATCAGACTATGCTCTCTACTATCAATTTGGGCAGCGTATTGCAATCGTTGAAGCTAAAGATAATAAGCATAGTTTACGAGCTGGATTACAGCAGGCGATTGAATATGGTGAGATTTTAGATGTTCCTTTTGTTTATTCCTCAAATGGTGATGGTTTTATTGAGCATGACCGTATCACGAGGCAAGAACGTAAATTAACTTTAGAGGAATTTCCTACTCGTGAAGAATTATTTGAGCGTTTGATTGCTGAAAAAGAGATAACTTCTGAGGTTTCAAAGGCGATTTCAGTCCCTTACTATACTGATGCGTTCTCCAATAAAACACCACGTTATTACCAGCAAATCGCTATCAACCGTACCGTTGAGGCGGTTGCAAGAGGAGGAAAGCGGGTCATGTTTGTCATGGCAACAGGGACAGGTAAGACCTTTATGGCTTTTCAAATTATTTATCGTTTGCGAAAAGCTGGTTTAGCCAAACGTGTTCTCTTTTTAGCTGACCGAAATATCTTAGTTGACCAAACAATGGCTGAAGATTTTAAGCCTTTTGAAAAGGTAATGACCAAAATCACAGCAAAGTTACTGAATTCTCCAGAAAAGTTAAATTCTTTCGAGATTTACTTAGGTTTGTATCAGCAATTAACAGGCGAAGATGGTGAGGAAACGCATTACCAAAAGTTTGATAAGGATTTCTTTGACCTGATTGTTATTGATGAGGCTCACCGCGGTTCAGCTAAGGAGGATAGCAACTGGCGTCAAGTGATTGATTATTTTGCCTCAGCAACCCAGATTGGGATGACAGCGACACCAAAGGAAACCAAAGAAGTTTCTAATATAGATTATTTTGGAGAGCCTGTTTATACTTATAGTTTGAAACAGGGAATTGAGGATGGCTTCTTGGCCCCTTATCGTGTGATGCGAGTTAATTTGGATATTGATGTCAATGGCTATCGTCCAGAGAGTGGTAAAGAGGATGCCACAGGAAGACTTATCGAAGATAGGTACTATGGTCGGAAAGATTTTGATAAGACCATTGTTATTGATGATCGTACCCAAAAGGTGGCTAAGTTTGTTTCTGATTATATGAAACAAAACAATGCTCGATTTGACAAAACCATTGTCTTTTGTGTTGATATTGACCATGCTGAGCGGATGAGAGCGGCTTTTGTCAAAGAAAATACAGACTTAGTTCAGGAAGATTATCGTTATGTGATGCAGGTGACAGGCGACAATGCAGAGGGTAAAGCACAGCTCGATAATTTTATGGATGTTAATTCTAAATTTCCAGCTATTGTCACAACATCAAAACTCTTGACAACGGGGGTCAATGCAAAAACTTGCCGTTTGATTGTGCTCGATTCCAATATTCAATCCATGACGGAGTTCAAACAGATTATTGGTCGTGGGACACGTTTGTACCCGCAGAAAGGGAAAGAATTTTTTACCATTATTGATTTTAGAAACGTGACCAATCTGTTTGCAGACCCAGATTTTGATGGAGAGCCAGCGTATGTCTTTGACCCTAAAGAGCCAACTGGAGGTGGCGGAGAACCAACTGGAGGTGGCGGAGAACCTATTGAAAAATATAGGGTTACTGATAAAAAGGTAGATGTTCTCAATTCAACCATTCAGGTTTTGGATGAAAATGGGAAGTTAGTGACAGAAAGTTTGACCGACTATACTCGGAAAAATATTCTGGGGGCTTACGCTACTTTGACCGAGTTTATTACTGCTTGGCAAGCAGCTGATAAGAAAAAAGCTATCTTAGAAGAACTCTATAAAAAAGGTGTTTATCTTGATGCCATTCGAGAAGCAGAAGGGGTTTCTGAACAGGAGATTGATGACTTTGACTTGCTGCTAAAACTGGCTTATGGTCAAAAAGAGTTGACTAAGAGCCAGAGAATTAGCAGGGTTAAGAGTAGTGGTTATCTGCAAAAGTACAGTGAAGAGGCCCGATCTGTTTTAGAGACGTTATTAGATAAGTACATGGATAAGGGAATTGGTGAACTGGAAAGCATTGAAACGCTAAAATTACCAGAGTTTCAAATTTACGGTGGAACCTTTAAGATTATCAATACCTATTTTGGAAATAAGCAGGCCTATCTAAGGGCTATTAAAGAGTTGGAAGAAGAGCTATTTACAGTAGCTTGA
- a CDS encoding transposase — MAERYRTVLKKFYITESQNQALDYFISYTGTRNFSSYARKMLFKKTPVVVTFDETAFDALIFSVRRIKNNLNQLSRIAEQSQDVQAVRAMIYSVQMIGKYETALLKYHKQKKERLLSKVD; from the coding sequence ATGGCTGAACGCTATCGAACAGTGCTAAAAAAATTCTACATTACTGAATCCCAGAATCAGGCCCTAGATTATTTTATCAGCTATACAGGAACCAGAAATTTTTCCAGTTATGCTAGGAAAATGTTGTTTAAGAAGACTCCCGTCGTTGTGACGTTTGATGAAACAGCTTTTGATGCGTTGATATTTTCCGTGAGGCGAATCAAAAATAATTTGAATCAGTTATCCAGGATTGCAGAACAGTCTCAAGATGTTCAAGCAGTGCGAGCGATGATATATAGTGTTCAAATGATTGGCAAATATGAGACAGCGTTACTCAAGTACCATAAACAGAAGAAGGAGAGGTTACTATCAAAGGTAGATTGA
- a CDS encoding DUF5962 family protein, with protein MTDYYQLENMLVAGFKSQDEYVRYQELKQDYEAETLDYSFSVREIASQLEVIIETKENDFPDLELGLLHDYQSLVECLRKHDIVQAEFYGKKAQHG; from the coding sequence ATGACGGATTATTATCAACTTGAGAACATGCTAGTGGCTGGCTTTAAGTCGCAGGATGAATATGTACGGTATCAAGAGTTAAAACAAGACTATGAAGCCGAGACGTTGGATTACAGCTTTTCAGTCAGAGAAATTGCTAGTCAGTTGGAAGTTATTATCGAAACCAAGGAAAATGACTTTCCAGATTTGGAATTGGGCTTGCTACATGACTATCAATCCCTGGTGGAATGTTTACGAAAGCATGATATTGTTCAGGCGGAATTTTATGGAAAGAAGGCCCAGCATGGCTGA
- a CDS encoding phage replisome organizer N-terminal domain-containing protein, with protein sequence MSDVRWIKITTDIFDDEKIQLIESMPEGDTLIVIWFKLLVLAGKQNYSGVLALGDKIFYTEEMLTTVFRRKATTVKLALKTFEQFSMIAFVDGTVTIPNWEKHQNIDGLEKIRQQTRERVTRFRQKQKAVVNGKEQLKLECNVTEALPVTDGNGQVTQQIKNKSKKENKTILDNSSRETQPYIKPEYYSLLQVIADKYNEKFIYPYNYSLTHQQKMLIGQFLSDGYMTSDEVLAMIDRIPEDVESPLAYLISSMERLKEERLLEAKAIAHENARRKYQKK encoded by the coding sequence ATGAGTGATGTTCGGTGGATTAAGATTACAACGGATATTTTTGATGACGAAAAGATTCAGTTGATTGAATCAATGCCAGAGGGTGATACCCTAATTGTTATTTGGTTCAAGTTGTTAGTCTTAGCGGGCAAACAGAATTATAGTGGCGTATTAGCTCTAGGTGATAAAATCTTTTACACGGAGGAAATGTTGACGACGGTTTTCAGGCGAAAAGCTACAACAGTCAAATTAGCCTTAAAGACCTTTGAACAGTTTAGCATGATAGCATTTGTAGATGGTACTGTCACCATTCCAAATTGGGAAAAGCATCAGAACATTGATGGTTTAGAGAAAATTCGTCAGCAAACTAGAGAAAGGGTAACACGCTTTCGTCAAAAGCAAAAAGCGGTGGTCAATGGTAAAGAGCAGTTAAAGCTGGAATGTAATGTTACAGAAGCGTTACCTGTAACGGATGGTAACGGTCAAGTAACGCAACAGATTAAGAACAAGAGTAAGAAGGAGAATAAGACTATACTTGATAATAGTTCTAGAGAGACTCAACCTTATATCAAACCTGAATATTATTCTTTGCTACAAGTCATTGCAGACAAATACAACGAAAAGTTTATTTATCCTTATAATTATAGTCTGACCCATCAACAAAAGATGCTAATTGGTCAATTTTTGAGTGATGGCTACATGACAAGTGATGAGGTTTTGGCTATGATTGATAGGATTCCAGAAGATGTAGAATCTCCCCTAGCTTATCTAATCAGTTCCATGGAACGGTTAAAAGAGGAGAGGTTGTTAGAAGCGAAAGCCATTGCCCATGAAAATGCTAGAAGAAAGTATCAAAAGAAATAG
- a CDS encoding DNA-binding protein yields MSEETTLVVQLPKALEKQLRAHYDEMIATAVERALEDKELYKPMVRMAALARWLDVSTTTLQKWTREGMPTMVIDGVTLYDKRAVTRWLKQYER; encoded by the coding sequence ATGTCAGAAGAAACGACTTTGGTTGTCCAACTTCCTAAAGCACTAGAAAAGCAATTACGAGCTCACTATGATGAGATGATTGCAACAGCAGTGGAGCGAGCTTTAGAGGATAAAGAGCTTTATAAACCGATGGTGCGAATGGCTGCTTTAGCAAGATGGTTAGATGTTTCCACAACCACTTTGCAAAAATGGACACGTGAGGGCATGCCAACTATGGTGATAGATGGTGTAACTCTCTACGATAAGCGGGCTGTGACACGCTGGTTGAAGCAATATGAAAGATAA
- a CDS encoding helix-turn-helix domain-containing protein — MTNNIAKLIEESGKKIKSISEALDISYPTLSSYNQGIRKPKKENAQKLADYFGVSVAYILGIDEEKYAPSNLKIVTDSFKTSEITSVTPFKSDMEKLKKGIELGEIHLSMPLNEGFSDDFRRILARYLINHEEEFMKTFTKHMNSLKRESEIWQTWIQTEEYRIRQEDRHKK, encoded by the coding sequence ATAACCAATAATATCGCCAAACTTATCGAAGAAAGTGGCAAAAAAATAAAAAGTATCAGTGAAGCGCTAGATATATCCTACCCAACACTATCTAGCTATAACCAAGGAATACGAAAACCTAAAAAAGAGAATGCTCAAAAGTTAGCGGATTATTTTGGTGTCTCAGTGGCATACATCCTTGGAATTGACGAAGAAAAGTACGCTCCGTCAAATTTAAAAATCGTCACTGATAGTTTCAAGACATCTGAAATTACTTCTGTAACACCTTTTAAAAGCGATATGGAGAAGCTTAAGAAAGGAATCGAACTAGGAGAGATTCATTTGTCTATGCCCTTAAATGAAGGCTTCTCAGACGATTTTAGGCGCATTTTAGCGCGCTACTTGATCAATCATGAGGAAGAATTCATGAAAACTTTCACTAAACACATGAATAGTTTAAAACGAGAGTCAGAAATTTGGCAAACCTGGATTCAGACTGAAGAATACCGAATTAGACAAGAAGACCGACACAAAAAATAA
- a CDS encoding DEAD/DEAH box helicase: MNNRFPHYTTDYISGVMSLRKPQEDSLKILEKIVTSIQVKKGMNLDAALKSVNNLYPICTDFERDFMSLTFALATGVGKTRLMGAFIAYLYTQQNLRNFFVVAPNTTIYEKLKRDLSDYNHSKYVFNGLGCFSNPPQIVTDDDYKTKQISMWESDIRIFVYNIDKFNKEEANMRKLNEFLGDSFYDYLSSIPGLVMIMDESHHYRAEKGMQALNDLKPMLGLELTATPLVGKGKKQEKFKNVVYEYPLSKAIEDGYTRTPYAVTRSDIDFFNFGQEELDKTMLYDGIKLHERTKAELESYSKNNSTPESPIRVVKPFMMVVCKDTEHAKWVEEFVTSDEFRDGFYRNKTITVHSKKTGIESEANTKLLLEIESSDNPVEIVIHVNMLKEGWDVNNLYTIVPLRTATSKILREQMVGRGLRLPYGKRTRDSIVDAVYLTAHDKFQEIIEEAQKGDSIFKAGNVINIEDVATESSSTQLSFNFEKEESRFKAYQVLNLERDEKIDKVIDETTLLVQKEISDEIQQNQASNMTSNQKINLTSRVKSKIKEKKDLGEVYTENQDIFSYWIDQTVEEFHQEAIAKFIPIPQLRVTDSGVEEYGFSDFDIDLSDFNHVPIKNEMLLQNLEDLTEIQRIDSDAIDFDGYNPKKTILTLLREKPEVDYEKCSELIFKLISQVCDFYEEKFGSNGLRNIVMMFKKDIANKIYHQMLQDDHFYTENGLIQERVSGERDYNLEQSFTWSERVNFYSDSYTSGIKSVLFEGIKKGVFSSTKFDSKPELILARVLENEKDVRNWLRPAPAEFNISYNRGRHYIPDFVVETKDAFYIVEVKGEDKIETADVIAKGKRAVQFCKVATSWAEATGRKPWKYVFIPSQQIHASSSFNVLADRFSKD, from the coding sequence ATGAATAATAGATTTCCTCATTATACAACTGACTACATCAGTGGTGTTATGTCTCTAAGGAAACCACAAGAGGATTCCTTAAAAATTCTAGAAAAAATAGTGACTTCCATACAGGTTAAAAAAGGGATGAATCTAGATGCTGCACTTAAGAGTGTCAATAATCTTTATCCAATATGCACAGATTTTGAAAGAGACTTTATGTCATTAACATTTGCTTTAGCTACAGGTGTAGGTAAAACAAGATTGATGGGTGCGTTTATAGCATATTTATATACACAGCAAAATCTAAGAAACTTCTTTGTTGTAGCTCCCAATACTACAATATATGAAAAATTAAAACGAGATTTATCTGATTATAATCACTCGAAATACGTATTTAATGGGCTTGGGTGTTTTTCAAATCCACCACAAATAGTCACAGATGATGACTATAAAACAAAGCAAATCTCAATGTGGGAATCAGATATTAGAATTTTTGTCTATAATATTGATAAATTTAACAAAGAAGAAGCAAATATGAGGAAGCTAAATGAATTCCTCGGTGATTCTTTTTATGACTATCTTTCAAGTATTCCGGGTCTAGTGATGATTATGGATGAATCACACCATTATCGAGCAGAAAAAGGGATGCAAGCACTTAATGATTTAAAGCCGATGTTAGGTTTAGAATTAACTGCAACTCCGCTTGTTGGTAAAGGGAAAAAACAGGAAAAATTTAAAAATGTAGTCTATGAATATCCATTATCAAAAGCAATTGAAGACGGATATACGAGAACTCCTTATGCAGTTACTCGTTCTGATATTGACTTTTTTAATTTCGGTCAGGAAGAACTTGATAAGACAATGTTGTATGATGGAATTAAACTTCATGAAAGAACAAAAGCTGAATTAGAAAGTTATTCAAAAAATAATAGTACACCAGAGAGTCCTATTAGAGTTGTAAAACCTTTCATGATGGTTGTTTGTAAAGATACTGAGCATGCAAAATGGGTAGAAGAGTTTGTAACTTCTGATGAGTTTAGAGATGGTTTCTATCGGAATAAAACTATTACTGTTCATTCTAAAAAAACTGGTATAGAGAGCGAAGCAAATACCAAACTTTTACTTGAGATTGAGAGTAGTGACAATCCTGTTGAGATTGTTATCCATGTAAATATGCTTAAGGAAGGCTGGGATGTAAACAACCTGTACACAATAGTTCCTCTGCGAACAGCGACTTCTAAAATTTTGAGAGAACAAATGGTTGGACGGGGATTGCGATTACCATATGGAAAGCGAACGAGAGATAGTATTGTTGATGCAGTTTATCTTACTGCACATGATAAATTCCAAGAAATAATCGAAGAGGCTCAGAAAGGAGATTCAATATTTAAGGCAGGAAATGTCATAAATATTGAAGATGTAGCAACAGAGTCCTCGTCAACACAGCTATCTTTCAATTTTGAAAAAGAAGAATCACGTTTCAAAGCTTATCAGGTGCTAAATCTGGAAAGAGATGAAAAAATTGATAAAGTAATTGACGAGACTACATTATTAGTTCAAAAAGAAATTAGTGATGAGATTCAACAAAACCAAGCTAGTAACATGACTTCAAATCAGAAAATAAACCTTACTAGCCGTGTTAAATCTAAGATAAAAGAAAAGAAGGATTTAGGTGAGGTTTATACAGAAAATCAAGACATTTTCAGTTATTGGATTGACCAAACTGTTGAAGAGTTTCATCAAGAAGCTATTGCAAAATTTATCCCTATACCACAATTGAGAGTTACTGACTCAGGTGTTGAAGAATATGGTTTTTCAGATTTTGATATTGATTTATCAGACTTTAATCATGTTCCGATAAAAAACGAAATGCTTTTACAGAATCTAGAGGATTTGACAGAAATTCAACGAATTGATAGTGATGCAATTGATTTTGACGGTTATAATCCTAAAAAGACAATTCTTACCCTACTTAGGGAAAAGCCTGAAGTAGACTATGAAAAGTGCTCAGAGTTAATATTCAAGTTAATTTCACAAGTTTGTGATTTTTATGAAGAAAAGTTTGGTAGCAATGGTTTGAGAAACATAGTAATGATGTTTAAGAAAGATATTGCCAATAAAATTTATCATCAGATGTTACAAGACGACCACTTCTATACTGAAAATGGACTGATTCAAGAAAGAGTATCTGGAGAAAGAGACTATAATCTTGAACAATCATTCACTTGGAGTGAGCGTGTAAATTTTTATAGTGATTCTTATACTTCTGGTATCAAATCTGTCCTTTTTGAGGGAATAAAAAAAGGAGTATTTTCTTCTACTAAATTCGATAGTAAGCCTGAACTCATTTTAGCTAGAGTCCTTGAAAATGAAAAAGATGTAAGAAACTGGCTTAGACCAGCTCCAGCAGAGTTTAATATTTCATACAATAGAGGCAGGCACTATATTCCAGATTTTGTTGTAGAAACAAAAGATGCTTTTTATATTGTAGAAGTAAAAGGTGAGGATAAAATTGAAACAGCTGATGTTATTGCTAAAGGGAAACGAGCAGTTCAATTTTGTAAAGTAGCTACATCTTGGGCAGAGGCTACAGGAAGAAAACCATGGAAATACGTTTTTATTCCCTCACAACAAATCCATGCCAGTTCATCCTTTAATGTACTTGCTGACCGCTTTTCTAAAGATTGA
- a CDS encoding site-specific DNA-methyltransferase has product MANKLELTWIGKEDEVKLEPRLLVEDSNKSNCINDPNTENMIIHGDNLLALKALEKKYAGQVKCIYIDPPYNTGSAFEHYDDNLEHSIWLTLMKARIEILYKLLANDGWMFVQIDDNELAYLTVIMDEIFGRNNRVNIISVNMNSLSGVKMTHVINGKRFPAQKEYILLYKKGIAFSPLKIEKINKKQWDKEYNLIIPELSESQFDSFHELSDSEVNEILKGMRLMSLSSYAKDNQIDLTDEWKWNNSYRIFGSKSNKPLVQKYKTEEFEQIIYCYTNNDGNKRFFRTDFNRDAKDPRIELVQAKANSTVYVSDNWIDISNDGGVAQEGGVSFAKSKKPEKILMRILKTATNEGDLVLDSFLGSGTTAAVAQKLNRRYIGIEMGDHAYTHCKTRLDRVIDGSDQGGISRIVNWQGGGAYKFYELAPSLIKKDLFDEHVINPDYDADMLASAVALHEGFLYQPDSNYFWKQSIGSENSYLFVTTRHVNTQIIDSIQSTMQDNEYLIIACKSFSREIGNKYKNITIKKLPQMLLDRCEFNKENYNLNIVNPPIYEYEEDENE; this is encoded by the coding sequence GTGGCAAACAAGCTAGAATTAACATGGATAGGAAAAGAAGATGAAGTTAAATTAGAACCACGGTTACTAGTTGAAGATAGTAACAAATCTAATTGTATAAATGATCCAAACACAGAAAATATGATTATTCATGGTGATAACTTACTTGCTTTGAAAGCTTTAGAAAAAAAATATGCTGGACAAGTAAAGTGTATCTACATTGACCCGCCTTACAATACTGGCTCTGCTTTTGAACATTATGACGATAACCTAGAACATTCTATCTGGTTAACATTAATGAAAGCAAGAATTGAGATACTGTACAAATTACTAGCAAATGATGGCTGGATGTTTGTTCAGATTGATGATAATGAATTAGCCTATTTAACTGTTATAATGGACGAGATATTTGGAAGAAATAATCGTGTTAATATTATTTCAGTTAACATGAATAGCCTTTCGGGTGTTAAAATGACCCATGTTATCAACGGAAAAAGATTTCCTGCACAAAAAGAATATATTTTGCTTTATAAAAAAGGTATTGCTTTTTCTCCGCTAAAAATAGAGAAAATAAACAAAAAGCAGTGGGACAAAGAATATAATTTAATTATTCCGGAATTATCTGAAAGCCAATTTGATTCATTTCATGAATTGAGTGATTCAGAGGTAAACGAAATACTAAAAGGTATGCGCCTTATGAGCCTTTCGAGTTATGCTAAGGACAATCAAATTGACTTGACTGATGAGTGGAAATGGAACAATTCATATAGGATTTTTGGCTCAAAATCAAACAAGCCGCTGGTTCAAAAATATAAAACTGAAGAATTTGAACAGATAATTTATTGTTATACGAATAATGATGGGAATAAAAGATTTTTTAGAACAGATTTTAACCGAGATGCTAAAGATCCAAGAATTGAATTAGTGCAAGCTAAGGCAAATTCTACTGTATATGTTTCAGATAACTGGATTGATATTTCAAATGACGGCGGAGTGGCACAAGAAGGTGGAGTTTCTTTTGCAAAAAGTAAAAAACCTGAAAAGATATTGATGAGAATTTTAAAAACTGCAACTAATGAAGGTGACTTAGTTTTAGATTCATTTCTTGGATCAGGAACAACAGCAGCTGTTGCTCAAAAGTTGAACAGACGGTATATTGGAATAGAAATGGGAGACCATGCTTATACACATTGTAAAACCCGCTTAGATAGAGTAATTGACGGAAGCGATCAGGGTGGAATTTCTAGAATCGTTAACTGGCAAGGTGGTGGGGCATATAAGTTTTATGAATTAGCGCCTTCATTAATTAAAAAGGACCTTTTTGATGAACACGTAATTAACCCTGATTATGATGCGGATATGTTGGCAAGCGCAGTAGCTCTACATGAAGGTTTTTTATATCAACCCGATAGCAATTATTTTTGGAAACAATCAATTGGTAGTGAAAATTCTTATCTCTTTGTTACAACTCGTCATGTTAACACTCAAATTATCGATTCAATCCAGTCTACTATGCAAGATAATGAATATTTGATAATTGCTTGTAAATCTTTTTCAAGAGAAATTGGTAATAAATATAAAAATATTACAATCAAGAAACTTCCACAAATGCTTCTTGATAGATGTGAATTCAATAAAGAAAACTACAACTTGAATATTGTCAATCCGCCAATTTATGAATATGAGGAGGATGAGAATGAATAA